From a region of the Pan paniscus chromosome 19, NHGRI_mPanPan1-v2.0_pri, whole genome shotgun sequence genome:
- the NPB gene encoding neuropeptide B, whose protein sequence is MARSATLAAAALALCLLLAPPGLAWYKPAAGHSCYSVGRAAGLLSGFRRSPYARRSQPYRGAEPPGGAGASPELQLHPRLRSLAVCVQDVAPNLQRCERLPDGRGTYQCKADVFLSLRAADCLAA, encoded by the exons ATGGCCCGGTCCGCGACACTGGCGGCCGCCGCCCTGGCGCTGTGCCTGCTGCTGGCGCCGCCTGGCCTCGCGTGGTACAAGCCGGCGGCGGGGCACAGCTGCTACTCGGTGGGCCGCGCCGCGGGGCTGCTGTCCGGCTTCCGCAGGTCCCCGTACGCGCGGCGCTCCCAGCCCTACAGAGGGGCGGAACCCCCGGGCGGGGCCGGCGCCTCCCCGGAGCTGCAACTGCACCCCAGGCTGCGGAGCCTC GCTGTGTGCGTCCAGGACGTCGCCCCAAACCTGCAGAGGTGCGAGCGGCTCCCCGACGGCCGCGGGACCTACCAGTGCAAGGCGGACGTCTTCCTGTCCCTGCGCGCAGCCGACTGCCTCGCCGCCTGA